The window CCGGTCAAGGATTACTCGCAAGGACCGGTCAACGACTGCTCACGATGGCAGGACTACTCGTGATAGCTTGGTTGCTATAAACTGGGAAACCGGGAGACTCCGCCGACCATTTACTCAGGGTATGTCAGCAAATACCTGGCTCAAAACATCCTCCAGGGGCACTTCCTCAACGGTGAAGTCCTGCACCGGGAAACTCGCAATAAGGGCCGAAGCAATACGGGTTGTCTCGCCAAAGGGCACCTTGAGGGTAGCAGACAGGCCGCCGTTGCTTACCACGCGCCCCAGGCGGCCGAGGGCGGCGCCCAGGCCTGTGTTATCAACCTCGACTGCCCGGCACATGTTGATCAACTACTAGCGCTCTCGTAGCGCTTGAGCCCGTATTTCCATAGCACACGACTCACAGCGAGCATGATTCCGGTTGCCACAAAAGACCAAACGATCTCCCACCATGTGATCTTGCCGAATACCAGCCGGGCCGGGAAACTAGCGATCACCGTCATCGGCAATATGATCGTAAGGAAGAATCGCAGTACCCGCCCGTATATGCCATCCGGCTTGAGCGCGAAATGAAATAGCGAATCAAGGGCCATAAACCCACTGGATTTCACCATCCACAAGCTGCAGTGTCATTTGCGCAGCAACTATGTATGACAGGAGGTGAGGAAGGTCATACATGCCGATCCGTACTCCGGAGTGCGACCGGAATACGGCCACCCACACCAGAGTATCAACGAGGAGTGGGGCGAGATTCAATACAGTGCGAATAAGATAATCAGCCCGGTATTCGAGCATATCCTGCGCTCCAGCGGCCACGTATGCCATAAGCCTGCGCAAGGCTGAGAACCTACGAAAAGATCGAGATCTTTGCGGAGCCGCAAACCCGTGTGAGGCCGGAAATCTGCGCACCTTCCTTACCTCCCCTCCATAAGCTTCACATAATGTTCATACCGTGCGGGGCGTATGAATCCCGACGCGAGGGCATCTCGCACTGCACATCCTGGTTCGGTCAGGTGCGCGCAATTGGAAAATCGGCATTTCCCTATATACGGCCTCATTTCACGAAAGCACGATGCAAGATCCTGGGCTGAAATCTCCCAAAATCCGAATTCCCTCATCCCCGCTGTATCCACCACGAAACCGCCTGCGCGGAGCTGAATGAGCCGGGAGGCCGTGGTTGTGTGGCGGCCCCGGTGTGTGATCCGACCGACCTCACCTGTCGCAAGGCCAAGTTCCGGCTCCACAGCATTGAGTAGTGACGACTTCCCCACTCCTGATGGGCCAACCACAACGGAAATCCTGCCCGCGAGGAGGGACCTGAGGTCATCTATGCCCTGGCCTGTCTTGGCGCATGTATGTAGAACTTGGTAGCCGATTTCCTCATAGGGAACGGTCATGTTGGCGGCATCCTCAGGGGAGGCAAGGTCGATCTTGTTGAGGCATATAACAGCTGGTATTCCTGAATACTCGGCTACGGCAAGGTACCGGTCAAGGCCCCGTGCCCTGAATGTAGGTTCCGCCGCCGCGTATACGATGATGATCTGGTCCACATTAGCTGCGATGACTTGCTCTCCCGGACGGCCACCTGCGGCCTTCCTGCCAAATGAATTGCGTCGCTTGCCGATTTCCTCTATCACACCTCCGCCACCATCAAGAATGGATAGATAGACGATATCTCCAGGCGCCACTGGATTTATGGTGTTTTCAGTCTCTTTAATCAATCTCCGCCGGATTGTGCACAGGATAGGCCTGCCATCTACAAGCACTTGATAGATGTCACTTCCTATCCGGATGACCAAGCCGCTGCGGAGGTTTTCCTGTGGACCGGATGTGATGCGGATACCACAAACATCAGTATTGGAAAGGCCTTCATTATTCATCGAAATCAGCCTCCCTATCGAAGAATTCGTCAATGAGATCTATGGTTTCTCTATCACGGCGCGGCGGATCATGGCGCCTTCCCCGCTTTTCCTGCCGCCGTGTCTTGAGTCGTTCTTTCATCTTGTCGCGATTGCGCTTTTGTTCAAAGTCCTTTCTCAACCTCGATATCTGTCGTTCTGTCAGTCTATCAGTCACGGTTACATAACCTCCATAAGCACTTTTTTGAGAACTGCTACTACTTTGAAAATAGCTGAGCGCCATTTTCATTTTTCGTTGGTGCCGCCCCGGCGGCATGGGGGGCTATCCTGAAAATAGCGGCGCCCGCCTCGGGAGATTTTCATCCCCCTGATGATGCCGCTATAGCGGCATGGGAGTCTACCCTGACATTGCTTTTGGTACGCAAAAAGGCCATGGGCGACACCTTACCCACGGCCGGCATAGTTTTATCCTGCGCCTAATATCCTTGCTCATCAACCGGGCGAATAGAAATGCCCGCTATCGCGGGCATGCAGTATCAAAGCAGACTTTAGTAATATGCGGGAATACGATTTAGTCTTCCCATAGCTTTCCCTTCATGCCCCGGACGACAAGGTGGGTAAGGTGAATTTTGGGAATAGCAAACACACGCACAACGACCTCATTCACATAACCCACCTCCACTTCAGAAGCATAATCGGGACACTTCTACCCTACCATTTCAGGGAGCCTATGTCAATATATCATGAGCACCTTTGCCATTTTTTGTTCTTCGCTTCCCCCCAGCCGAGGTTTATGTCTCGCGCGTAATCACAGGGATGGACCTGCTAATCTAGATGTCCATGTTGTCATGACAGATAGGCAAAATCAGACCCGATAAAGCGGTCGCCCCTTACGCGTGAGAATCAAGACGCTGGGGGATGGCTATATATGCTCAATCTCACGGTGCAATCATTCAAGGGGTGGTATCTTTTGGCTGCGCGTCTCGATGAAGGAAAGAAACTCCTCTATTTCTGTTTTAACCCTTATAAAGGTCTCCTGGATATTGTCTACCAATGGTTGCATTCGGGCGGGAGATAGGTGGAAGGTATATACATTTCGGACCACGTGACGGAAACCTCTATATGCATCTAGGCTATCCCTTGTCTTCTTTGAAATAACGGGGGGGCGAACCATTTCGATTTCTATTGCCATCTGGTGCAATAACTCTTGATGCCAGTTGTCTCCCTCCGGTTTGCTTTGATCAATATTGGCGGCAATTAATTCGAAAATCCTCTCCAGACCGGTATAGAGGCTATGTAGATTAAATGCTACGCTATCAAGATAAAGATCATCATTTTCGCGCCTAGCTCGTTCCCATCCGAGATGAATACGCTCGGATGGCCTGTTGAAGTTCAGAGAGTTCATCGCATACTCGACTGGCCATGGTTAGATGCTTCTTGCCCATATTATATCTCCATCCCTTCGCCTTCAATAGCTCTGCGCAGAGATTCGCGGCAAGATTCCGGATCGACCAAGTCTATCTTGAATCTCGTGCTTAACCCTATAACTTCCCCCACTGCGGCGTAAAATTTATGGTCCGAGACCCCCCATGCTGCCAAATCAATATCAGACCATAGGCTGAATCGGGAGCGGTCGACCAATGAGCCAAAGACTACCACCTTCGAGGCGCCATACCTGCCTTTCAATATGTCTGCAGCCATCTTGGCAACTTCCCACGCTTCCCGGTAACGCTCGACCAGGAATGACTCAGCCGGGAGAGAATCGTCCGTGAATGTGAGGGGATATTTCCTAGCATAATAGGCAGCCAGGCTGTCAGGCTGCACGTCCATATCCCATATACCTCCCTGACGAAATGTCATTGATAGACCTTATCCCTCAAATCCTTCTCAAAGGCCCTCCTAGTTCAGTATATCATAACCACGCTCTAGACTCTAGGTGATCCTGCGGCCGGGTATGTGTCAAGAAGATTGGTGCAACCTTCCCCCTTGATTTGAAATCCATTTTTTGGTTGCGATCCCGGTCACACGACG is drawn from Bacillota bacterium and contains these coding sequences:
- the rsgA gene encoding ribosome small subunit-dependent GTPase A; the encoded protein is MNNEGLSNTDVCGIRITSGPQENLRSGLVIRIGSDIYQVLVDGRPILCTIRRRLIKETENTINPVAPGDIVYLSILDGGGGVIEEIGKRRNSFGRKAAGGRPGEQVIAANVDQIIIVYAAAEPTFRARGLDRYLAVAEYSGIPAVICLNKIDLASPEDAANMTVPYEEIGYQVLHTCAKTGQGIDDLRSLLAGRISVVVGPSGVGKSSLLNAVEPELGLATGEVGRITHRGRHTTTASRLIQLRAGGFVVDTAGMREFGFWEISAQDLASCFREMRPYIGKCRFSNCAHLTEPGCAVRDALASGFIRPARYEHYVKLMEGR
- a CDS encoding nucleotidyltransferase domain-containing protein, translated to MDVQPDSLAAYYARKYPLTFTDDSLPAESFLVERYREAWEVAKMAADILKGRYGASKVVVFGSLVDRSRFSLWSDIDLAAWGVSDHKFYAAVGEVIGLSTRFKIDLVDPESCRESLRRAIEGEGMEI